A part of Rhodothermus sp. genomic DNA contains:
- a CDS encoding LamG-like jellyroll fold domain-containing protein, whose protein sequence is MKRRVRVLMQTAWLVFCLQAGTVRAQLQTLWSGKRLLAEQPANLFARWQGEVPFYGVLLAVPPDWSVHRAWALRSGRPPMALRIDTLAAGRFALQPARPLTDPLVLCIEVTPGNPGVVFWQLAPLQSANAAAPSTPSHTTRMYRLPLLVQPADLENPRNHVLAVQHSTWTLPLTDTLRRWLDLQHPFTLAFWLKSTTRKAVVLSTWSGDEQQSYPLELVLDEAGFLRVYRGRPGQHQALITPRPIADGSWHHVTLTHDPSSGWSRLYLNAWAVDSLFSTARTPVDPPRALVLGGRPATPTTPTGFEGYLDVLVLDRHAWSPAQIRRRFRRADPPTDGFRLDFETALPHLPQGLQRRRADLFFFEPLQHLRVLRADDGHVLLNWTCTDRQTRAFLVERSTDGRDFTVIARLPARCEGLPYTFQDPSPPAVPVLYYRIQQVLEGNVPYPSAVFKLGLAPVQMGRALLLGNFPNPFQGRTTIQYELHTSMPVRLSIWDLSGHEVRVLIDAVQAAGQYTLTFDAADLPSGTYFLRLKTPEGVQTHKMMLIR, encoded by the coding sequence ATGAAGAGGCGGGTGCGTGTTTTGATGCAGACCGCATGGTTGGTATTCTGCCTGCAGGCGGGCACCGTGCGGGCGCAATTGCAGACGCTCTGGAGCGGCAAACGTCTGCTGGCCGAACAGCCGGCCAACCTGTTTGCTCGCTGGCAAGGCGAGGTCCCCTTCTACGGGGTGTTGTTGGCAGTACCACCGGACTGGTCGGTACATCGCGCCTGGGCCCTGCGTTCCGGCCGCCCTCCAATGGCGCTTCGGATCGACACGCTGGCAGCCGGTCGCTTTGCGCTACAACCTGCCCGTCCGCTTACCGACCCGCTGGTACTTTGCATTGAGGTAACGCCGGGAAATCCAGGAGTAGTATTCTGGCAACTTGCTCCCCTCCAATCAGCCAACGCCGCTGCTCCCTCTACGCCTTCACACACAACGCGGATGTACCGTCTGCCACTCCTCGTACAACCGGCCGACCTGGAAAACCCCCGGAATCATGTGCTGGCCGTGCAGCACAGTACCTGGACGCTCCCCCTAACCGATACGTTGCGGCGCTGGCTGGATCTACAGCATCCGTTCACGCTGGCCTTCTGGCTTAAAAGCACCACCCGCAAGGCGGTGGTACTTTCCACCTGGAGCGGCGACGAACAGCAGAGTTACCCCCTGGAACTTGTACTGGACGAAGCCGGCTTTCTACGGGTCTACCGGGGACGTCCCGGCCAACATCAGGCCCTGATCACCCCACGCCCGATTGCCGACGGCAGCTGGCACCATGTAACGCTCACGCACGATCCTTCCTCGGGGTGGAGCCGGCTCTACCTCAACGCCTGGGCTGTCGATTCGCTCTTTTCAACAGCGCGCACGCCGGTCGATCCCCCACGTGCGCTGGTCCTCGGTGGTCGACCTGCTACCCCAACCACACCTACGGGCTTCGAAGGCTATCTGGACGTTCTTGTGCTGGATCGTCATGCCTGGTCACCTGCACAGATTCGCCGCCGCTTTCGGCGAGCCGATCCACCGACCGACGGATTTCGATTGGATTTTGAAACCGCCTTACCGCATTTACCTCAAGGGCTACAACGTCGCCGGGCCGACCTCTTTTTCTTTGAACCCTTGCAACATCTGAGGGTGCTACGCGCCGACGATGGGCACGTCCTGCTAAACTGGACCTGCACCGACCGCCAGACCCGCGCGTTTCTGGTCGAGCGTTCTACCGATGGCCGTGATTTTACGGTTATTGCCCGCTTGCCAGCTCGTTGCGAAGGGCTTCCCTACACATTCCAGGATCCGTCGCCGCCAGCAGTACCCGTGCTTTACTATCGCATTCAACAGGTGCTTGAAGGCAACGTGCCCTATCCTTCCGCTGTATTCAAGCTGGGGCTGGCGCCTGTCCAGATGGGCCGCGCGCTGCTGCTGGGCAACTTTCCGAATCCATTCCAGGGCCGCACCACTATTCAGTACGAGTTGCATACCTCAATGCCTGTTCGTCTGTCCATCTGGGACCTTTCGGGCCACGAAGTACGCGTGCTGATCGACGCGGTGCAGGCTGCCGGGCAATACACGCTTACCTTCGACGCTGCAGATTTACCCAGCGGTACGTATTTTTTACGTCTGAAAACGCCCGAAGGCGTGCAGACCCATAAAATGATGCTGATCCGTTAG
- a CDS encoding ATP-dependent 6-phosphofructokinase, translated as MPRRLRIGLLTGGGDCPGINAVIRAVTKSLILQANAEVIGFEDGYEGLIEGRFRPLEFQDVSGILTRGGTILGTSNRANPFRYYRRAEADVSAEVIALYRELELDGIVAIGGDGTMSIAHGLSERGLRFIGVPKTIDNDIWGTERTFGFDTAVHIAAAAIDRLHTTAQSHHRVMICETMGRYAGWIALYAGVAAGADVILIPELPFDIEIVAEVCRERESDGRRFTIIVVAEGARPEGGTFHVREHVPESPDPIRLGGIGYELERQLRGRLRSEVRTTVLGHVQRGGTPTAYDRNLASAFGAYAAALVQAERYGCMVALREGRLTVVSLAEVAGRTRTVPLDAPMVGAALAVGTSLGVRTLASPLRGTQPTTPLA; from the coding sequence ATGCCTCGACGTTTACGTATCGGTTTGTTGACAGGCGGCGGCGATTGCCCGGGCATCAACGCCGTTATTCGGGCGGTCACCAAAAGTCTGATCCTGCAGGCAAACGCCGAAGTCATCGGTTTTGAAGATGGCTATGAAGGACTGATCGAGGGACGGTTTCGGCCACTTGAGTTTCAAGACGTCAGTGGCATTCTGACACGAGGGGGGACGATTCTTGGTACGAGTAATCGGGCCAATCCTTTCCGCTATTATCGCCGGGCGGAAGCGGATGTATCCGCTGAGGTGATCGCGCTATATCGGGAACTGGAGCTGGATGGCATTGTGGCCATTGGGGGCGATGGCACCATGAGCATTGCCCATGGCCTTTCGGAGCGAGGTCTGCGCTTCATCGGCGTGCCCAAAACGATCGACAACGATATCTGGGGTACGGAGCGTACCTTTGGTTTCGATACGGCTGTGCATATTGCTGCAGCGGCTATCGACCGACTGCACACGACAGCGCAGAGCCATCACCGCGTGATGATCTGCGAGACGATGGGACGCTATGCGGGCTGGATTGCACTCTATGCAGGTGTAGCAGCGGGTGCGGACGTAATCCTGATCCCGGAGCTGCCTTTCGACATAGAGATAGTAGCCGAAGTCTGTCGTGAGCGAGAAAGTGACGGCCGCCGCTTCACGATCATTGTGGTGGCCGAAGGCGCACGCCCTGAGGGCGGGACGTTCCATGTGCGGGAACACGTGCCCGAAAGCCCTGACCCGATCCGGCTGGGGGGGATCGGCTACGAGCTGGAGCGCCAGCTTCGGGGGCGACTACGCAGTGAAGTGCGCACCACCGTGCTGGGCCATGTGCAACGAGGAGGTACGCCTACGGCCTACGACCGCAATCTGGCTTCGGCTTTTGGCGCCTATGCAGCCGCTCTGGTACAGGCTGAACGATACGGATGCATGGTGGCGCTCCGCGAAGGCCGGCTGACGGTCGTGTCGCTGGCCGAGGTGGCCGGACGTACCCGCACTGTGCCGCTTGACGCCCCTATGGTGGGCGCTGCGCTGGCCGTGGGTACCTCGCTGGGGGTTCGAACGCTGGCCTCGCCGTTGAGGGGTACCCAGCCAACAACACCGCTGGCCTGA
- a CDS encoding NAD(P)H-binding protein, producing the protein MKVYLTGATGFVGRYVLQALRAAGHQVRCLVRRPDQNLPLEGPGIEKVAGDLLQPETFAGTLEGCEAVVHLVGIIAEKPRQGITFDAVHRRGTLHIVEAARQAGIERFIHMSANGARPDGTTAYQTSKWAAEAIVQQAGFSHWTIFRPSIIFGDPRGAPLEFVSQLARQLVRPFPVLPVFGDGQYRLQPVAVEVVAAAFTQALTKAEARGQIYCVAGPIALTYNEILDIIARALYGRTKPKLHLPLTPVRLLVGTLGRLGLLPITPAQLAMLIEGNTCDPSALYRDFDVPEVAFTPETIAYVRHLS; encoded by the coding sequence ATGAAAGTCTATCTGACCGGAGCGACCGGGTTTGTCGGACGCTACGTGCTGCAGGCGCTACGAGCCGCGGGCCATCAGGTGCGCTGTCTGGTGCGGCGGCCCGATCAGAACCTTCCTCTGGAAGGCCCGGGGATAGAAAAAGTCGCCGGCGACCTGCTCCAACCTGAGACGTTCGCTGGCACGCTCGAGGGCTGTGAGGCCGTCGTGCATCTGGTAGGGATCATTGCCGAAAAGCCCCGGCAGGGTATCACGTTTGACGCCGTACACCGTCGCGGGACGCTCCACATTGTAGAAGCGGCCCGGCAGGCTGGCATTGAGCGCTTTATCCACATGAGCGCCAACGGCGCCCGCCCTGATGGCACGACAGCCTATCAGACCAGCAAGTGGGCCGCTGAAGCAATTGTACAACAGGCTGGTTTTTCGCACTGGACCATCTTTCGACCGTCGATCATCTTCGGTGACCCCCGAGGGGCCCCCCTGGAATTTGTTTCTCAGCTGGCCCGGCAGCTGGTCCGTCCCTTTCCGGTTCTTCCTGTATTCGGAGATGGACAGTATCGTTTGCAGCCAGTAGCCGTCGAAGTGGTGGCTGCCGCCTTTACGCAAGCACTGACGAAAGCCGAAGCGCGGGGACAGATCTACTGCGTGGCTGGTCCGATCGCGCTTACCTACAATGAAATTCTGGACATAATCGCGCGCGCACTCTATGGCCGAACCAAACCGAAACTGCATTTACCGCTTACCCCAGTACGCCTGCTGGTCGGTACCCTGGGACGCCTCGGGTTGCTGCCTATCACGCCAGCGCAACTGGCCATGCTGATTGAGGGTAACACGTGTGATCCGTCCGCATTATATCGGGACTTCGACGTACCGGAAGTGGCTTTTACGCCGGAGACGATCGCTTACGTGCGCCACCTCTCCTGA
- a CDS encoding deoxynucleoside kinase, with protein sequence MAERVGASRKKHIAIAGNIGAGKSSLTRVLSEYFQWKAVYERVDDNPYLSDFYNDMRRWSFNLQIFFLSSRFRQQRQIEALPHSVVQDRSIYEDAEIFARNLYEMGLMSQRDYENYVALFEIMTSFLKPPHLLIYLRASVPTLVRHIQARGRPYETAIRIEYLERLNRHYEDWIARYDLGPKMIIDVDELDFVNSEEDRREVIRRVESRLFGLFPDE encoded by the coding sequence ATGGCTGAACGCGTGGGTGCTTCCCGCAAAAAGCATATAGCGATTGCTGGCAATATTGGAGCCGGAAAAAGCTCACTGACCCGGGTGTTGAGCGAATACTTTCAATGGAAAGCTGTCTATGAGCGCGTTGATGACAATCCGTATCTATCCGACTTTTACAACGACATGCGCCGCTGGTCTTTTAATCTCCAGATTTTTTTCCTGTCCAGTCGCTTTCGTCAGCAGCGCCAGATCGAGGCATTGCCTCATTCCGTCGTGCAGGATCGGTCGATTTATGAAGATGCCGAGATCTTTGCTCGCAACCTGTATGAGATGGGGCTGATGTCACAGCGTGACTACGAAAACTATGTGGCCCTCTTTGAGATCATGACGTCGTTTTTGAAGCCCCCGCATCTATTAATTTACCTGCGGGCTTCGGTTCCTACACTGGTGCGGCACATCCAGGCACGCGGGCGACCATACGAAACGGCCATTCGGATCGAATACCTGGAGCGGCTCAACCGACACTACGAAGACTGGATCGCCCGTTATGATCTGGGACCCAAGATGATCATCGACGTAGATGAGCTGGATTTTGTGAACTCCGAGGAAGATCGACGCGAGGTAATCCGGCGTGTAGAAAGCCGTTTGTTCGGACTGTTCCCTGATGAGTAA
- a CDS encoding putative porin — translation MSKWLSWIGLALMVLPAMAQAPADTTNGRLPVGFGWTRWGTVLSDTLPARQALLHVTDLLSRQAGTFTYAFRLLGWPEGWSPNGLPPHLIGLRLDGRPFNDPVTARPVYELLPLFFLRPIRTGPAIDHAPMAVYATLRPYGTLRPLTELRYRTGGDGLQSIMALHVQNRSLSFRGRPGLLQLLFGYGGHAMEGAYPGSRLRRGRQVVARLRYQQYEWALEVMNLHNRIQVGAHGGVLPHPGGPFETIYEPFGASVRYPTARRQTIRNDLTLTLRLYTGLSETPLTISGYWTAQTFRYRNPELDTLVAKTNRYGFYLEQSLSGILWRLEGAWDHLRQTNAWADTVATGQARARIRLLATDTLYWRTWHLGLSGQLFWQEGRGGTDATLTLARSKGRLRPVLQLGMHHPEIPWVFQTGWGKLLQPCTKCRGGRIVRLRLGLQGAAGALTGTLEGFATRLEAVPDLYVVGASDTVQVQTPAAAVVQGGLTFSMDWRHTVRRGLYAGVQATAFQTYNVDASMLHRRIARALPDLLLQTRVGVRLLLFQELHTDLYLLGRYWTAFQSRILHAPTGLLALPESNARRFGPAGTLDLYMEATLRTAKLFLVWENITSGTALQPGVLLVPVYPLPARRLRFGVYWPIWD, via the coding sequence ATGAGTAAGTGGTTGTCATGGATCGGGCTGGCGCTGATGGTGTTGCCGGCTATGGCGCAGGCACCGGCAGATACGACCAACGGACGGTTGCCCGTGGGGTTTGGATGGACGCGCTGGGGAACCGTCCTGAGCGATACGCTGCCGGCACGTCAGGCGCTGCTGCACGTGACGGATCTGCTGAGTCGCCAGGCGGGTACCTTTACCTATGCCTTCCGGCTATTGGGGTGGCCTGAGGGGTGGAGCCCGAACGGCCTGCCACCTCATCTGATCGGCCTGCGCCTGGACGGACGCCCTTTCAACGATCCTGTCACCGCTCGTCCGGTCTATGAACTCCTGCCGCTTTTTTTTCTGAGGCCTATCCGCACAGGGCCTGCCATTGATCATGCACCGATGGCTGTTTATGCAACCTTACGTCCTTACGGCACACTGCGTCCACTGACTGAGCTGCGCTATCGTACAGGGGGAGATGGCCTGCAGAGCATCATGGCCCTTCATGTGCAGAACCGAAGCCTGTCGTTTCGAGGACGACCGGGCCTGTTGCAGTTGCTTTTCGGCTACGGCGGTCATGCCATGGAGGGCGCCTATCCGGGAAGCCGTCTGCGACGAGGACGCCAGGTGGTGGCACGGCTACGTTATCAGCAGTACGAATGGGCCCTGGAAGTGATGAACCTGCACAATCGCATCCAGGTAGGGGCACACGGTGGCGTGTTGCCTCATCCAGGAGGGCCATTTGAAACCATTTATGAACCTTTCGGGGCCTCGGTCCGCTATCCGACAGCCCGACGCCAGACTATCCGCAATGATCTGACGCTGACGCTACGCTTGTATACCGGTCTGTCCGAAACACCACTGACGATCTCAGGCTACTGGACAGCCCAGACCTTTCGCTACCGCAATCCCGAACTGGATACGCTTGTCGCAAAGACAAACCGCTACGGCTTCTATCTGGAACAATCTCTGAGCGGTATTCTCTGGCGGTTGGAAGGGGCATGGGATCACCTGCGTCAGACCAACGCCTGGGCTGATACCGTGGCTACGGGACAGGCACGTGCACGCATCCGGCTGCTGGCTACCGACACGTTGTACTGGCGTACCTGGCACCTCGGCCTGAGCGGCCAGTTGTTCTGGCAGGAAGGACGGGGAGGGACGGACGCAACGCTGACGCTGGCCCGGTCGAAAGGACGCTTGCGACCTGTATTGCAGCTGGGCATGCATCATCCCGAAATTCCCTGGGTGTTTCAGACCGGCTGGGGGAAACTCCTGCAGCCGTGTACGAAATGCCGAGGAGGACGCATCGTACGACTACGACTTGGCCTTCAGGGAGCGGCCGGCGCTTTGACCGGAACGCTTGAAGGATTCGCTACCCGCTTGGAGGCAGTGCCCGATCTCTACGTCGTTGGGGCAAGCGATACGGTACAGGTGCAAACGCCCGCCGCAGCAGTCGTGCAGGGAGGGCTAACGTTCAGTATGGACTGGCGCCATACGGTCCGACGCGGCCTCTATGCCGGCGTGCAAGCAACGGCGTTTCAGACCTACAATGTAGACGCCTCGATGCTGCATCGCCGAATAGCCAGGGCACTGCCCGATCTACTGCTACAGACCCGCGTAGGGGTGCGGTTGCTTCTGTTTCAGGAACTGCATACAGACCTGTATCTACTGGGACGTTACTGGACGGCTTTTCAGAGTCGCATACTCCATGCGCCTACCGGGTTGCTTGCACTCCCTGAATCTAATGCGCGCCGTTTTGGGCCAGCAGGTACGCTGGACCTCTATATGGAAGCGACACTGCGCACGGCCAAGCTGTTTCTTGTCTGGGAAAACATCACCAGTGGCACTGCGCTGCAGCCTGGTGTGTTGCTGGTACCTGTCTATCCGCTGCCAGCTCGCCGCTTACGCTT